The genomic stretch GAGGCCATCGATGGACTTGCGCATGTCCACCGGCTCCGTGGCCAACACTACGCGCACCGACGCAGGCAGCGCGAACACCGCCTCACCGCCCCAGCGCCGCGACGAGGTGGGCCACATAGTCCACGTCGGTGCCCAAGGAGAATCGCAGGCGCGCTCCGCTGGCCACCACCACCTCCAACATCGACTCCGTTGCCGGGGGCGTCGTCGCGACTTCCACAGGCAGCAAGCGCATCGCCTCGCCCTTCTCGGCCTGCTGACGCCGACGCCGGTACACCCACGACTGAAGCGTGCTCAGCCGCACTCCTCGCTGCGCGGAGAACTCCTTCTGCGTCAGCCCGCTCGCCTCAAATGCTTCGGCGACCCGGAACCACTCGTGCTTCTCCACCGGCTTCGACATATGCGCCAGGGTCCATGGCGGCGACTCCCCACTCAACGCCCCTCAGCACGTCGTTGGCCGGACGCTTACGCATTTCCCGAGGCAAGGCACGCTTCCTGCTCCGATTCTTGCACACACGAGGCCGAACGGAGCGGGTTCCTGCCACTTTCCCGTCCTCTCGGCCCCTGCATGCACTCCAAGTCACGCGGGGCTCACTCCCCATCGCTTAGTCTTTCAACTCCCTAGGTCCCAGGAGCCCATCAATCCAAGCATCAACATTCGCAATCCCTGTTCGCCGAATGGCGCGAACGGCCTCTGGCAAAAGTTGGCGCTCAATAACCTCAACCCGCTCGGGAAAATAAAAACGCTCAACAGACCACCACTCATCAAAACAATCCAAACTAACGGAAGTAGCACCAAACAGCTGAACATACTCCTCCTGAGCACCATACTCAGACTGAAGCCAAGCCAAGAAGAGAAGCTTCACCTGCGCCAAATGCTCGTCGCGGTTCCACGGCGAACGATCCGGCTCTCCCTTGCGCCACAATTGTGGCTCCAATAGCCATTCAACATCACCAACCCCCAAATCACGCACACGCACATAAAGCGACTCCTGGGGTCGAATCAGGTAATATGCCTCATGAAGCACGTTAAGCCTCTCCCTATCGCCAAAGGTCTCTCATCATTCCCTGAAACGAAGGACTCATCTCAAGCTTCTTCTTGAGGGTGTGGCTCCCATCCTGATCAAGCTGCGCGCCGCACCTCGGCCCTCTGCGGTGCAAGCGTGAGGTGCATGGCTGCGTCCCACCGTTCGGAGAGCACCAGGGCGCGCAAGTCCAGGATGTGCTGGCCGGACGCCTCCTTCCAGCGGGCGCCGGGGCGCTTCATGCGCAGGGAGACGAGAGACTTGCAGGTGGCCTCCACGTTGCCGCTGCCAATGGGAAGTCCCCGTGCGCGTGCCTCGGCATAGTGCATTCGCTCGCCGTGGTTCTCCAGGTAGGTGAGGGCCTCGTGCACCGGCTGGCAGTCACCGAGGACGACATGCCGCTTGCCGCTGGCGTGCAACGTCATGGCAATGGTCCACGACGCTCCGGGCGTGTTGAGCAGGGACAGCTTCCACTTCTCACGCAGCGCGGAGGCCTTCTCCTCCCCAGCCACCACGCGCGCCGCACTCCCAAGCTTCTCCATCAGGTGCCAGAAGTCCACCAAGCGCGCCGGCTTCTTGGCCGCGGGGGCGTGGGTGGCCAGCGCCTCGTCCAGCAGGGCGTGCAACTCAGGAGCGCCATCGGTGAGGACGACGACGGACAGGCCGCGCCGTCTGGAAACCAGGGCCTGGACGTCGCGGGCCAGGCGCTCGGTCACCTCGCGGGCCTCGCCCCGCGGCATCCGCCCGTAGCGCAGGGTGCCCAGCGCTTCGCCGTGGGCGTCGTGGAAGGTGAGGCAGGCCGCGTAGGCCATGCGCCAGACGACGTCCACCGGGCGCGTGGGGGCGCCCTTGCGAGGGTGGCCCACTGGCCGCCGCTTCGGCTCCTCCATCGGCACGGCCACCCTGTCCATGCTGGCGCTCACGCCGCGAGTGCCTCGGGGCACTCTCAGCTCCCGGGCCAGCGCAGCCTCCACCCGAGGCCGCTGGCCGCCATACAGCGCTCCCACCGCATGCCCCACCCGCTCGAAGGAGGCTCGGCAATACGGCAGCACACCCACCTGACGCGCCGTCGCTTCTGCCTCCCGCGAAGTGCCTCGCGCC from Myxococcus xanthus encodes the following:
- the tnpA gene encoding IS66 family insertion sequence element accessory protein TnpA is translated as MSKPVEKHEWFRVAEAFEASGLTQKEFSAQRGVRLSTLQSWVYRRRRQQAEKGEAMRLLPVEVATTPPATESMLEVVVASGARLRFSLGTDVDYVAHLVAALGR
- a CDS encoding ISKra4 family transposase, whose protein sequence is MPKVTIEVPEGFEDSVKALEETLKRAHRGVEGASRGDLAAFDAAWQEVNAGAEQTERLMKRRLLRGLDLDAARVLIEGQSYVRVGRYPATYKTRQGPVEIERSLYRRVGERNGPTVDTVSVQAGCVADGWLPEAAVPMAYLLARGTSREAEATARQVGVLPYCRASFERVGHAVGALYGGQRPRVEAALARELRVPRGTRGVSASMDRVAVPMEEPKRRPVGHPRKGAPTRPVDVVWRMAYAACLTFHDAHGEALGTLRYGRMPRGEAREVTERLARDVQALVSRRRGLSVVVLTDGAPELHALLDEALATHAPAAKKPARLVDFWHLMEKLGSAARVVAGEEKASALREKWKLSLLNTPGASWTIAMTLHASGKRHVVLGDCQPVHEALTYLENHGERMHYAEARARGLPIGSGNVEATCKSLVSLRMKRPGARWKEASGQHILDLRALVLSERWDAAMHLTLAPQRAEVRRAA